Sequence from the Sphingobium indicum B90A genome:
GCGGCGCATCCTGGTCGACAATCCGGAGCGGCTCTACGGCTTTCCGGCCCAGGCCTGAAATATTTGCAGAAACAATAGGGTGGATGTGATGGCGAAGCGTAGTGGGCGGTTCCATTGGGCGCGGAAAGGGGCAGTCGCGGCAATCCTGTTCTTCGGCACGGCTGCCCTTGCATTCCAGGGCGAGGGGAGATTGGTTGACGATGCGCGATTGCGCGCGGTGGATCGCGGGTCGGGCGAGTGGATCGTCCCCGCCGCCGGTTACAGCGAGCAGCGTTTCAGCCCGCACGCGCAGATCAATGTCGATACCGTCAAGCGGCTGGGCCTCGCCTGGTACGCCGATCTCGGCACCGACCGTGGCGTGGAGGCGACGCCCATCGTCGTCGACCGCATACTCTACAACATCACGCCTTGGAACGTGACCACCGCCTATGATGCGGTGACCGGCAGGGAGATCTGGCGCTATGACCCCCAGGTACCGCGCCGCTTTGGCGGCTTCGCTTGCTGCGACATCAATTCCCGAGGCGTCGCGGCATGGAAGGGGAAGATCTTCATCGCCACCCTCGACGGCCGGTTGATCGCGCTCGACGCCAGGACCGGCAAGCCCATGTGGAGCCAGCAGACGCTCGATCCGGGTTGGGCCTATACGATCACGGGCGCGCCGCGCGTCTATGACGGCAAGGTCATCATCGGCAACGCCGGCGCCGAGGCGGCCGCGCCCGGTTATGTCTCCGCTTATGACGCCGAGACCGGCAGGAAGCTCTGGCGCTTCAACATCGTCCCCGGCGATCCCGCCAAGGGCTACAAAAGCAAGGCCGAGGCGATGGCCGCCAAGACCTGGAAGGGCGAATGGTGGAAGCAGGGTGGCGGCGGCACCGCATGGGACAGCTTCGCCTACGATCCGGAAGCGCGGCTGGTCTATATCGGCACCGGCAATGGCGGCCCCTGGGCGCAAGCGGTGCGTAGCCCGGGCGGCGGCGACAATCTCTTCCTGTCCTCGATCGTCGCGGTGAATGTCGATACCGGCGCTTATGTCTGGCACTATCAGGAAACGCCGGGCGACGAATGGGACTATACCGCGACCCAGTCGATCATCCTCGCGGACATGAAGTTCGGCGGGCGGAACCGCAAGGTGCTGCTGCACGCGCCGAAGAACGGCTTCTTCTACGTGCTCGACCGCCGCACCGGAGAGCTGCTTTCGGCCGAACCCTATGTGCCCGGCATTACCTGGGCCAAGGGCATCGACAGGAAAACCGGCCGCCCGATCGTGAATCCAGAGGCGCGCTACGGCGAGACGCCGGTGCTGGTATCGCCGAGCGCCGGCGGCGGGCATAACTGGAACCCGATGGCCTATAGTCCGAAGACGGGCCTCGCCTATTTCCCGGTGCTCCAGAGCGCGATGACATATGCGTTCGATCCGAACTTCAAGGTTCAGCCCGGTGAGATGCACCAGCTTGGCATCGCCTCCACAGGTCATGAGGAACTGCGCAAGCGCCACGCCGCGGAGATCGCGGCGATGACGAAGGTCTGGCTCACCGCCTGGGATCCGGTGAAGCAGAAGGAAGTCTGGCGCGTGCCATACGCGCGCCGCGGCAGCGGTGGCGCGCTGGTGACGGGCGGCAACCTGGTCTTCCAGGGGACGATAGACGCCAATTTCGCTGCCTATCGGGCAGACACCGGCGCGAAGCTTTGGGAGATGCCGGTCCGGCAGGTGCCGATCGCCGGCGCGATGAGCTATGTCATCGATGACGTGCAATATGTCGCTGTCAACGCCGGCTGGGGCGGCGGCCTCGCCCATGGCCCGAACAGCAACGACTCAGGGATGCGGCTGTCGACCGCCCGGCTGCTGGTGTTCCGACTGGACGGCAAGGCGACGCTGCCGCCGCTCCCGGTCGCGACCGCCGCCACGGTCGCGGCGCCGCCGCCCGACAGCGCGCCGGCGGCGCAGGTCGATCGGGGCCGCGCGCTCTACGCCACCAATTGCTCCGGCTGCCATGGCGATGAGGCGCGGGGCGGCATCAAGGACCTGCGCAAACTGACGCCCGGGACGCGCGCGCAATTCTACGACATCGTGCTGGGCGGCATCCGCGCCGATAACGGCATGGTGAGCTTCGCCGATAAGCTTTCCCGCGCCGACGCCGAGGCGATCCACGCCTATCTTGTCCATCGCGCCAATCAGGATTGGGACGGCCATGAGGTGAAATGACGCCCGGGGCAGAGGAATCAGCATGCGGAGGGTTGATATAGCACATTAAACCATACTAATGACTCAAATATGCTGACTCGGAAGGACGTTCGCCCATGACTGATTCCACACCGCTCTCGGACTTCCGCCCGGTGCGGAGCGGCCTGATGACCGGGGCGCTGGACGACCTCGCCTCGGTCGGGCTGGCCGGCAGCCGCTGCCGGGCCTGCGGAGAGACGACCCTCGGCGCCAACACGCTCTGTCCGAATTGCGGCAGCGACGATGTCTTCCCGATCGCGCTCTCCGACGAGGGCAAGGTGTGGACCTACACGGTGGTGCGCTATCGCCCGCCGGGCGATTACAAGGGCGCGGAACCGTTCCAGCCTTTCGCCATCGGGCTGGTCGAACTGCCCGAAGGGCTGCGCGTCGTGGCGCCCGTGGGCGGCGATCCGGATGCTGTGCGCATCGGCATGACGGTGCGGTTCACGGCCCGCGCGCGCGCCGATGGCGTCGTCGAATTCGTCTACAATCCTGCCGCCTAAGGAATTCCCATGAAGGACGTGGTTATCATCGGCGCGGGCATTCATGCCTTCGGCCGTTTCGACAAGACGGCCGAGGAGATCGGCTCCCACGCGGCGCGCATGGCGCTGGCGGACGCGGGGCTGGCCTGGTCGGACATCCAGGCTTCCTATCTTTCGCGCATGTACCTGCCGGCGACATCCGGCGCGCGCATTCTGCGCAAGCTGGGTGGCACGGACATGCCGATTGTCGATATCGAGGCGGCCTGCGCCAGCGGCGGCGCGGCGCTTCGCCAGGGCGTGCTGGCGATCCGGTCCGGCGAGTGCGACGTGGTGATGGTGCTGGGCGCGGAGAAGATGCCGCGCGGCTTCATGGATCCGCGCATGATCTACGCCGACTGGCAGATCGAGATGGGGCTATCGCTGAATCCGTCCTACTGGTCGATGCGCGCGATGCGCCACATGCACGAATATGGCACCACCGATTTGCAGATCGCCAAGATCGCCTACAAGAACCACCGCAACAGCGTCCACAATCCCAACGCGATGTATCGCAAGGAATTCAGCCTGGAGGAGATTCTTGGCTCGCCGCTCGTGTGCGATCCGATCCGCCGGCTGGAAATCTGCGCGCCGGACGATGGCGCCGCGGCGGTCGTGATCGCGTCCGCGGATTATGCCCGCAAGATCGGCGCACGCGCGCCGATCACCATCGCCGGCAGCGTCCACACCATCGCGCGCTATTCGGCCGATTTCCGCTGCCCCGCCGACAGCATGAGCGCCACCGCCAATAATGAGGGCCCGACCGAGGTGACCGCCCGCAAGGCCTATGAGCAGGCCGGGCTTGGCGCGGAGGATGTCGATTGCTTCGAGGTGCAGGACACCGACGCCTTTTGCGAGCTGGAGATATATGAGGAACTGCAGATGTGCCCGGTCGGCGAGGGCGGGCGCCTGATCGACGAGGGCGTCACCGAGATCACCGGCAAGCATCCGGTGAACATGAGCGGCGGCCTCATCAGCAAGGGCGAGCCGGTCGGCGCATCGCATCTCGGCCAGGTGGTGGAGATCGTCTCCCAACTGCGCGGCGAATCCGGCGCGCGGCAGGTGGAGGGTGCCAGGGTCGGCCTCGCCCATGTGCTGGGCGCGGGCGGCAATTGCGCCATCACCATCCTGCGGAAGTGACCATGGCCGAGGCGGCCTCCCCTATCCTGTTCGAGCGTCGGGGGGCGGTCGGCTGGCTGATGTTCGACCGTCCGGCCCGGCGCAACGCGATCGACGCGGCGACCCACCTTGCGTTGCGCGAGGCGCTGACGGCGGTCGAGGCGGACCGGGCTATCCGCGCACTGGTGATCACCGGCGCGGGCGGGGCGTTCTGCAGCGGTCAGGATCTGGCCGAACGTCGCGACATGCTCGCCGAGGGAGAGGTGGATCTCCAGGCCTCGCTGGTCGAGAATTACAGCCCGCTGATCCGCCGGCTGATCGCGCTGCCGATGCCGGTGATAGCCGCGGTAGGCGGCGTGGCGGCGGGGGCGGGCGTGGGGCTGGTGCTTGCGGCGGACATCGTGCTCGCCGGTGCTTCGGCGCGCTTCCAGCTGCCATTCGTCAAGGTCGGTCTCGGCCCCGATTGCGGGCTGAGCTGGACATTGGCGCGGCAGGTCGGGCTCAATCGGGCACTGGCGCTGCTGCTCACCGGCGACGCCTTCGACGCGGACGAGGCCTTCGCCTGGGGACTGGTGTCCCGCGTCTGCCCGGACGAGGCGCTCGCCGCCGAGGCGGAGGCGCTGGCGGCGCGGCTGGCCAGGGGTCCGCGCGCCGCGATAGCCGCGATCAAGCGCAGTGTGCGCGAGGCGGCCGACCAGACGCTCGACGAGGCGCTCGCCGCCGAAGCGATCATGCAGGGCGGGCTGGGTCGCGATCCCGATTATCGGGAGGCGGTCATCGCCTTCACATCGAAACGCGAACCCCGGTTCCGCTGATAACCGCTCCGGAGAACGACATGGCCTTCGCCAGCGAGGTTGCCTCCTTTTCCATTCGCGAAGGCATCGGCGAGTGTGTGGTCGATGCGCCGCCGGTCAACGCGCTCGGACGCGACGTGCGACAGGCGCTGCTGGACGCGGTCGCCGAGGCGGCCGCTGATCCCGTCGTGGAGGCGCTGGTGATCCGCTGCGCCGGCCGCACCTTTTTCGCGGGCGCCGATATCCGTGAGTTCGGCAAGCCGCCGCTTCCGCCTAGCCTGCCGGAGGTGATCGCCGCGATCGAGGACAGCGCCAAGCCCATTATCGCCGCGATCCACGGTACGGCGCTTGGCGGCGGGCTGGAGGTGGCGCTCGGCGCACATCGGCGGATTGCGGTTTCCTCCGCCCGATTTGGGCTGCCCGAAGTCAAGCTTGGGCTGTTGCCGGGGGCGGGTGGCACACAGCGCCTGCCGCGTCTGGTCGGCGTGGGGAAAGCGCTGGCGATGATCGTCGGCGGCGATCCGATCAGTGCCGAAGAAGCGTTGGAAGCGGGTCTGCTCGACCGCAAGGTCGCCGACGGAACGCTGATCGAGGCGGCGCGGCAGTTCGCGCGCGAGGCCGCCGGCGAAGGCGCGCCGGTCCGCACGCGGGATCTTCCAGTGGCTGATCCCGACCGCGTCGACACCGTCTTAGACGAATATGGGAACGCCAATCCGCGGCGCTTCGGCGGTCAGGACGCCCCCGCCGCTTGCGTCGAGGTGATCCGAAAGGGCCTGCGCGTGCCTTTCGACGAGGCGCTGGCGTTGGAACGCGCGGCCTTCACGCGGCTGCGCGACGGCGCGCAATCCGCCGCGCTCCGCCATGTCTTCTTCGCCGAGCGGGAGGTATCCAAGGTCGCGGGAATCGACGCCGACACGCCGCGCCTTCCGATCGATCGGGCCGGCGTGATCGGCGCGGGGACGATGGGCAGGGGCATCGCCATGGCCCTGCTCGCCGCCGGTCTGCCGGTGGTGCTGGTGGAGCAGCGGCGGGAAGCGCTCGACGCCGGTCTGGCGGCGGTGCGCGACCTGATCGCGCGCGCGGTGAAGGGCGGCCGCATGGACCGGGCGTCGGCGGACGCGGCCAGCGCCCGGCTTACCGGATCGCTCTCCTACGATGATCTCGCCGAGGTCGATCTGGTGATCGAGGCCGCGTTCGAAACGATGGAGGTCAAGCAGGTGATCTTCCGCGCGCTTGACGGCGTCGCGAAGCCGACGGCGATCCTCGCGACGAACACCTCCTATCTCGATGTTGACGCGATCGCCGCTTGCACATCCCGGCCAGAGCAGGTGCTCGGTCTGCATTTCTTCTCGCCCGCCAACATCATGAAGCTGCTGGAGATCGTTCGCGGAGCGCGGACCTCGCCGCAGGTGCTCGCGACCGCGCTTGATCTGGCCAAGCGGCTCGGCAAGATCGCGGTCGTCGCCGGCAATGCCCATGGCTTCATCGGCAACCGCATGCTGATGGTGCGCCGCCTCGCTGCCGAGGCGATGGCGCTGGAGGGGGCGAGTCCCTACGCGATCGATCGTGTGCTGGTGGCGTTTGGCATGCCGATGGGGCCGTTTCGGATCGGTGACCTTGCCGGTCTCGACCTCGGCTGGACGCCCGAGACCTCCACCGGCTCGACCATCCGCGAACGGCTGAACGAACGCGGCCGGCGCGGGCAGAAGGTTGGCGCCGGTTTCTACGATTATGACGACGAGGGCCGGGCCAGGCCCTCGCCCGAAGTGGAGCGGATCATCGCCGAACTCGCCGCCGACAAAGGTATCCCGCAGCGCGACTGGAGCGATGAGGCGATACTCGCCGGCCTGCTCGATCCGATGATCGAGGAAGGCCGCCGGATCGTGGCCGAGGGCATCGCCCAGCGCGCCTCCGACGTCGATATGGTGTGGGTGCATGGCTATGGCTGGCCGCGCTGGCGTGGCGGGCCGCTCTATTACGCCGACCATCGGGGAAAGGCCGGATGACGCACGCTATATCTGTGATGCGATCCGGCCTCTCCCTGATGGTCGGCTGAACGGTGCCGGCGTCGGTCAGGGCATCGCCTTGCTGCTCAGAACGGGTCTGACGGATCGTCAGCCGAAGCGGCCTTCGGGCGCCAGCGCGATGAACTCGTCGACATAATAAAGCTGGTGCGCGTGGAAAAAGTGGAGCCGCGCGCCTACCGTGGCGTGGATCGCCCGGCTGGCCGCCTCGAACGCTGGCCAGTCGGTCCACCACAATTGGGCATAGCCGTCCCAGGGCAGATCGGGCAGGCGAGGCCCCGCGCGCATGTTCAGTACATAGCCGGCGAGTCCCGGCTGATTGGCCGCTTCCTTGGCGTGGACGGTCCGCCACTCCCGGAAGAACTGGTCCTCGGTCGTGCCGGGATTCCGTCCGACCAGGCCGATGCGCTTGGCGTTGCCTGTTTTGGGGTAGGGAATCCGGATGGGCACTTCCCGCGTGAACAACCCCATCGGATCGCCCGCCGCAAAGCGCGGCAGGTCGTCCGCCAGCGCGCCGATCAGCTGCTCGTCCGCAGCGCCAAAGGCATGAGTGTACGCCGCCTCGTCCGCGAACCACATTTCGATGATGCCGTCATGCGGGGCGTCCGGCGATCGTTCGCGGATCACCCGGTTGAAAATGAGGCCGCGCAGACCCTTCAGTCCGAGCAGAAGCGGCGCGCGTTCCTTCTCCCAATGGGCGAGGAAGGCGTCCGGCGTCATTCCGGGCGCGCGCCGGAGGAATTCTGTGCATTTGAACAGACGGCCATCGGGCGCGGCGGCCAGGAGGCGGCCGGGCAAGGCGCCCGCCAGTCCCGTCGCCAGCGCGCCGCCGATCAGCGCCCGACGCTCCATCCCATGCCGCATGCTGTTCACGCCCACTCCTCAGCCGCCCACTTTCCGACGTTTACACTAATGACCTAATTTATTAGCTTATCAAAAGCATCCTGGCTAGATGCCCTCTGACCCTTGGGCAGCGTGGACAAATTCGAGCATCGCCCCGGCTAAGTGATTTAAACGGAGAGCGGACCTCTTTAATCCTCCCCATCGGGAGATGGGGAGGGGGACCGGCCGAAGGCTGGTGGAGGGGAAGGGGCACGACCTCCGATTTCCCCTCCACCACCGCTTTCAGCGGCGGTCCCTCTCTCCACGCTGCGCGCAGGGAGGATTGACGCTCACCATTGGCCATTCGCCGATATTTCGAATTTGTCCATGCGGCTTAAGAGTCTTCCAGGGATTGGAAGCTTGCGCGGCGAGATGTCCTTGCGCTTGGCGCCTGCGCCGCCATCCCGACTTCGATGCTCTCCGCCGCCGCTGCGGCACCCACCTATATGGGCAGCATTATATGTTCGTGACGCAGGCATGTCTTCGTGCCGCCCAGACGCCGCAGGCTGAAGATCATGACGCTGATCTCGCGCCGCCCGGCGTGACGCGTGAGGATTTCGTGTAGCTGCGCTATGGTCCACCATGTTTTCGTCCCTCTGCCCATCTGACTGGTGGGTCGACTCGCTGGAGAATGATTGACCAGCTCATAAAGTATGATAGACTGACCTATAGAAAATAAAACCGGAAACACAGAGAGGGCTCTTAATGCGGTATCGCCTTTTGACTGCGTCGGTGTCCGCCATCGGCATCGCGTCCTTCCTCGCTGCCGCGGCGGGCGCGCAGACCGCGCCTGCGACCGCCGCGGCGCAGGATGCCGCCCCTGACAAGACGCAGGACATCAACGCGCAGGACATCGTGGTCACTGGCTCGCGCGTTGCGTTGAGCGGGTTCCAGGCCCCGTCGCCGACCGCCGTAGTCGGCTCCGAGGTGATCGATCGCCGCGCGGCCACAACGGTGATGTCCGTGCTGAACCTCAACCCGGCCTTCAAGCCGACGCGCAGCCCCGGCGCCAACGCGACCAATACCGGCAGCCCGGCCCAGGCGACGGCCGACCTGCGCTCCCTGGGCGGACAACGCACGCTGGTGTTGGTGAATGGCAGTCGCATGGTGCCGTCATCGCCCGCCAGCAAGCTAGGCGTGCCCGTCACGGTGGACCTCAACCTGATCCCCACGCTGATGGTCGATCGGGTGGAGACGGTGACGGGCGGCGCATCCGCCCAATATGGTTCCGACGCCGTGTCCGGCGTCGTGAACGTCATCCTGAAGAAACACTTCACCGGGCTCGAGGCGCGCGCCCAGGCGGGCATATCCGAGGAAGGCGACTATGCGACGCAGCGCCTGGGTTTCATCGCGGGCACCAGCTTCGCGCAGGATCGCGGCCATGTCGTCGTGAGCGCGGACTATGAGCGCAACAGCGGCGTCGGCGACATGTACACGCGTGACTGGGGCCGCAAGGAATATCAAATC
This genomic interval carries:
- a CDS encoding PQQ-dependent dehydrogenase, methanol/ethanol family: MAKRSGRFHWARKGAVAAILFFGTAALAFQGEGRLVDDARLRAVDRGSGEWIVPAAGYSEQRFSPHAQINVDTVKRLGLAWYADLGTDRGVEATPIVVDRILYNITPWNVTTAYDAVTGREIWRYDPQVPRRFGGFACCDINSRGVAAWKGKIFIATLDGRLIALDARTGKPMWSQQTLDPGWAYTITGAPRVYDGKVIIGNAGAEAAAPGYVSAYDAETGRKLWRFNIVPGDPAKGYKSKAEAMAAKTWKGEWWKQGGGGTAWDSFAYDPEARLVYIGTGNGGPWAQAVRSPGGGDNLFLSSIVAVNVDTGAYVWHYQETPGDEWDYTATQSIILADMKFGGRNRKVLLHAPKNGFFYVLDRRTGELLSAEPYVPGITWAKGIDRKTGRPIVNPEARYGETPVLVSPSAGGGHNWNPMAYSPKTGLAYFPVLQSAMTYAFDPNFKVQPGEMHQLGIASTGHEELRKRHAAEIAAMTKVWLTAWDPVKQKEVWRVPYARRGSGGALVTGGNLVFQGTIDANFAAYRADTGAKLWEMPVRQVPIAGAMSYVIDDVQYVAVNAGWGGGLAHGPNSNDSGMRLSTARLLVFRLDGKATLPPLPVATAATVAAPPPDSAPAAQVDRGRALYATNCSGCHGDEARGGIKDLRKLTPGTRAQFYDIVLGGIRADNGMVSFADKLSRADAEAIHAYLVHRANQDWDGHEVK
- a CDS encoding Zn-ribbon domain-containing OB-fold protein, producing the protein MTDSTPLSDFRPVRSGLMTGALDDLASVGLAGSRCRACGETTLGANTLCPNCGSDDVFPIALSDEGKVWTYTVVRYRPPGDYKGAEPFQPFAIGLVELPEGLRVVAPVGGDPDAVRIGMTVRFTARARADGVVEFVYNPAA
- a CDS encoding thiolase family protein, producing the protein MKDVVIIGAGIHAFGRFDKTAEEIGSHAARMALADAGLAWSDIQASYLSRMYLPATSGARILRKLGGTDMPIVDIEAACASGGAALRQGVLAIRSGECDVVMVLGAEKMPRGFMDPRMIYADWQIEMGLSLNPSYWSMRAMRHMHEYGTTDLQIAKIAYKNHRNSVHNPNAMYRKEFSLEEILGSPLVCDPIRRLEICAPDDGAAAVVIASADYARKIGARAPITIAGSVHTIARYSADFRCPADSMSATANNEGPTEVTARKAYEQAGLGAEDVDCFEVQDTDAFCELEIYEELQMCPVGEGGRLIDEGVTEITGKHPVNMSGGLISKGEPVGASHLGQVVEIVSQLRGESGARQVEGARVGLAHVLGAGGNCAITILRK
- a CDS encoding enoyl-CoA hydratase-related protein — its product is MAEAASPILFERRGAVGWLMFDRPARRNAIDAATHLALREALTAVEADRAIRALVITGAGGAFCSGQDLAERRDMLAEGEVDLQASLVENYSPLIRRLIALPMPVIAAVGGVAAGAGVGLVLAADIVLAGASARFQLPFVKVGLGPDCGLSWTLARQVGLNRALALLLTGDAFDADEAFAWGLVSRVCPDEALAAEAEALAARLARGPRAAIAAIKRSVREAADQTLDEALAAEAIMQGGLGRDPDYREAVIAFTSKREPRFR
- a CDS encoding 3-hydroxyacyl-CoA dehydrogenase NAD-binding domain-containing protein, whose protein sequence is MAFASEVASFSIREGIGECVVDAPPVNALGRDVRQALLDAVAEAAADPVVEALVIRCAGRTFFAGADIREFGKPPLPPSLPEVIAAIEDSAKPIIAAIHGTALGGGLEVALGAHRRIAVSSARFGLPEVKLGLLPGAGGTQRLPRLVGVGKALAMIVGGDPISAEEALEAGLLDRKVADGTLIEAARQFAREAAGEGAPVRTRDLPVADPDRVDTVLDEYGNANPRRFGGQDAPAACVEVIRKGLRVPFDEALALERAAFTRLRDGAQSAALRHVFFAEREVSKVAGIDADTPRLPIDRAGVIGAGTMGRGIAMALLAAGLPVVLVEQRREALDAGLAAVRDLIARAVKGGRMDRASADAASARLTGSLSYDDLAEVDLVIEAAFETMEVKQVIFRALDGVAKPTAILATNTSYLDVDAIAACTSRPEQVLGLHFFSPANIMKLLEIVRGARTSPQVLATALDLAKRLGKIAVVAGNAHGFIGNRMLMVRRLAAEAMALEGASPYAIDRVLVAFGMPMGPFRIGDLAGLDLGWTPETSTGSTIRERLNERGRRGQKVGAGFYDYDDEGRARPSPEVERIIAELAADKGIPQRDWSDEAILAGLLDPMIEEGRRIVAEGIAQRASDVDMVWVHGYGWPRWRGGPLYYADHRGKAG
- a CDS encoding EthD family reductase, producing the protein MRHGMERRALIGGALATGLAGALPGRLLAAAPDGRLFKCTEFLRRAPGMTPDAFLAHWEKERAPLLLGLKGLRGLIFNRVIRERSPDAPHDGIIEMWFADEAAYTHAFGAADEQLIGALADDLPRFAAGDPMGLFTREVPIRIPYPKTGNAKRIGLVGRNPGTTEDQFFREWRTVHAKEAANQPGLAGYVLNMRAGPRLPDLPWDGYAQLWWTDWPAFEAASRAIHATVGARLHFFHAHQLYYVDEFIALAPEGRFG